GCGGCTCCTGATCACGATCAGCAACGACGGCCCGCCCGGAGCGGTCGCGGAGCCGCCCGCCACGGGCTCGGGGATCGGACTCCGCAACGCCCGCTCCCGCCTCTCGCAGCTCTACGGCGACGCCTACGAGCTCCGGCTGGTGGACCGCGATCGAGGGGGGGCCGATCTCCGGCTGGAGATCCCGTTCCGCTCCGGGGAGGCTCCCGCGTGAGCGGCCCGCTGCGATGCCTCATCGTCGACGACGAGGATCTGGCGCGCGAGGCGCTGCGCTCGAGCGCGGCCCTCGTGGACTCCCTCGAGATCGTCGGCGAGGCGGGCGACGGGGTCGAGGCCATCCGGTCCATCGAGGCGCTCCGGCCGGACCTGGTCTTCCTGGACGTGCAGATGCCCGAGGCGGGAGGGTTCGACGTGCTCGCCGGGCTGACCGCGAGGGGTTCGAAGCTGCCCCTGACGGTCTTCGTGACGGCCTACGACGAGTACGCCGTCCGCGCGTTCGAATCGCACGCGCTCGACTACCTCCTGAAGCCGATTCGAGAGGATCGCTTCAGGGATGCCGTCGCCGCGGCGAGAGCCCGCCTCGCGGCGGACATGGGCCTAAAGGCCGCCGAGCGGATGGCACGGCTTCTCGCCGGGGTCGATCGCCCGGACCCGGGGCCGAGGCGCATCCCGGTGAAGACGAACGGGCGGATCTCCTTCGTCCGGGTGGACGAGATCGAGTGGATCGAATCCGAGGGGAACTACGTGAGGCTGCACGTCCCGGGCGCCACGCATCTCGTGCGCGAGACGATGAACGGCATCGAGGCCCGCCTGGATCCGGCGCAGTTCATGCGCATCCACCGGTCCGCCATCGTGAACGTGGGCTTCATCGTCGAGCTGCGCCCGTGGTTCACCGGCGAGTACGTCGTGCGCGTGCGGAGCGGCAAGGAGCTAACGCTCACGCGCAGCCACCGGGAGAACCTGAGAAAGCTCATGGGGAAGGCGCCGACCTGACCCCCGTCACCTGGAAGATCGCAACCGGCTGCGCCTTCCCCTTCACGGTGATCGGCGGCAGCGGCTCGACCACGAACTTGCGATCGATGTCGGGGATCGCGTCGCGCGTCGCCCTGCTGACGAGGATCTGCGCCGCCTTCGCGTTCGCCTCGAGCCGCGCGGCGAGGTTCACATTGTCGCCGAGGACGGTGTAGGAGACGCGCCGCGCCGAGCCGGTGTTCCCGACGAAGACGTCGCCGGTGTTAATCCCGATCCCCGGATCGAACGTCCGCCTTCCCTGGGATCGCCAGGTCTCCTTGAGGTGCTCCATCGCCTCGCGCATCTCGAGGGCCATCCGGACCGCGCGCTCGGCGTGATCGTCCATCGGCACCGGATCCCCGAAGAAGACCATGATGGCGTCGCCGATGAACTTGTCGAGCGTGCCGCCGTGCTTGAACACGATCCCCGTCATCTCGGTGAAATACTCCTGGAGGAGCGCCGCGACCTCCTCGGGGGGGAGCGTCTCCGACATCGACGTGAAGCCGCGGATGTCGGAGAAGAAGATCGTCAGAGTCGCCTTGCGCCCGCCGAGCTTCACGAGCGTCGGGTCCTTGATCATGAGGCCGGCGACCGCCGGAGAGACGTAGCGTCCGAAGAGCCCCTCGATCTCGCGCTTGCGCCGCAGGTCGAGCGCGCGGTGCCACATCTGGCCGGTGACGAACGGAGCGCCGATCAGAAGAGCCCCCGGGACGAGGTCCACGACCCATCCGCGCGCCGTGAAGAGGTCCTGCGCCGCGAGGGCCCATCCGGCGAGCCCGAGCATCGCCGAGACGGCCGCCGGCCAGGGCTTGAGCCTCAGGATCACGAAGACGAGCCCGGCCGCGACGCCGAGCGCGACGAAGAAGAGAGTCTGCCGATTGCGGTCGCACGCGACGAGAGGGCGGCGCGAGAGGATCGTGTCGAGCGCGTGGGCGTGGATCTCGATGCCGTACATCTCGGCGCCGCTCACCTCGGTGCGCTCCCGGAAAGTCGTCGCGGCGATCCGCGAGCCGTGGAAGGGGACGGTGAACTGGTCGTGCTGGAGCGGGTGCATCGACCCGAGGAGGACGATCTTCCCGCGAACGACATCCGGAGGAAGATCGCCCTCAATCGCCCGCCAGAGGGGGATCTTCGGGAAGGTGCCGGGGGGGCCCGCGAAGTTGATCAGGATGCCGGTTCCGGAGGTCTCGAGCCGGAGCCCCCCGAAGGCGTAGGTCCCCGCCTCGATGGCGACCTCGGGTGGGCCCTCGGGGAAGGCGCGCGCGACGGCCGCCTCGGCGGCGATCGGCAGGACCATCGTCGTGTCGTCCCCCACGAGGGTGATCCGCGGCGGAGGGATGCGACGGACGACCCCGTCGTCGTCGGGAACGAGGTTGATGAACCCCTCGCCGATCTCCTCCGCGCGAAGCCCCGCAAACGGGTAGGCGGTGTTCGTCTCGGAGACGTCGGCGACGAGGAGGACGCGCCCCGACTCGCGGAGCGCCTGCTCGAGCGCCGCGTCCTCCGCCGCCACCGGGTCCTCCCGCGCGAAGACGACGTCGACGACCACCAGCGAGGCGCCGGCGCGCGTCAGGTTCGTGACCGCCCGCGCGTATTCGGATCGCGTGATGGACGACACGCGCCGGCCGAAGTGCGCGGCACTCTCCTCGTCGATGCCGACGAGGACGATGTCGGCGTGGGGCGGGAGCGGCCCGCGGAGCTGGAAGCGCGCGTCGACGAGGGCCGACTCCGCGCGGGCGAACGCCGAAGCTCGCCAGAGGCCGACCGTCG
The sequence above is drawn from the Acidobacteriota bacterium genome and encodes:
- a CDS encoding response regulator transcription factor, whose amino-acid sequence is MSGPLRCLIVDDEDLAREALRSSAALVDSLEIVGEAGDGVEAIRSIEALRPDLVFLDVQMPEAGGFDVLAGLTARGSKLPLTVFVTAYDEYAVRAFESHALDYLLKPIREDRFRDAVAAARARLAADMGLKAAERMARLLAGVDRPDPGPRRIPVKTNGRISFVRVDEIEWIESEGNYVRLHVPGATHLVRETMNGIEARLDPAQFMRIHRSAIVNVGFIVELRPWFTGEYVVRVRSGKELTLTRSHRENLRKLMGKAPT
- a CDS encoding adenylate/guanylate cyclase domain-containing protein; this translates as MAARRLTHGRIRAQGALIALAVVGATVGLWRASAFARAESALVDARFQLRGPLPPHADIVLVGIDEESAAHFGRRVSSITRSEYARAVTNLTRAGASLVVVDVVFAREDPVAAEDAALEQALRESGRVLLVADVSETNTAYPFAGLRAEEIGEGFINLVPDDDGVVRRIPPPRITLVGDDTTMVLPIAAEAAVARAFPEGPPEVAIEAGTYAFGGLRLETSGTGILINFAGPPGTFPKIPLWRAIEGDLPPDVVRGKIVLLGSMHPLQHDQFTVPFHGSRIAATTFRERTEVSGAEMYGIEIHAHALDTILSRRPLVACDRNRQTLFFVALGVAAGLVFVILRLKPWPAAVSAMLGLAGWALAAQDLFTARGWVVDLVPGALLIGAPFVTGQMWHRALDLRRKREIEGLFGRYVSPAVAGLMIKDPTLVKLGGRKATLTIFFSDIRGFTSMSETLPPEEVAALLQEYFTEMTGIVFKHGGTLDKFIGDAIMVFFGDPVPMDDHAERAVRMALEMREAMEHLKETWRSQGRRTFDPGIGINTGDVFVGNTGSARRVSYTVLGDNVNLAARLEANAKAAQILVSRATRDAIPDIDRKFVVEPLPPITVKGKAQPVAIFQVTGVRSAPSP